The Streptomyces kanamyceticus genome window below encodes:
- a CDS encoding TerD family protein: MTAELVRGQNHPLPGTRLEIRVSAGKPIVAGATLGDERGRIRGVEWVAHPGSPTLPGLEVSKQAAADHRLAVDLDAVPDTVHRVSVLLALPVGVGGPVSFSALAAPFVAVTGLDGTGIASYTITDLGTESAVVALELYRRQGAWKVRAVGQGYAGGLAEMLADQGLPAAGDLADTIDEAVARGLARSVATPPPRSADDTRVGTASQGRTVPRGGQGAAPGGQVAPASGQAPLQGGQGAAVSGQAPPQGGQAASTSGQATPQGGQVAPASGQAAAASGQAPSQGGQAASTSGQALPASGHVPPPGAQANPPGGQPGHTGQADQDQGRTAPTSPPTAPPQQPGGDAPTGGPVDYTHPRRQAAAPPTPPPAAPPAQPGQAAQPVAGDATGWSMDERLYNQVWGMFEDLARTTAAYRSAVDFADSRMEQEIDKALSDPRSRVGGAGDAARDAARAKHADLVGQARATLDRDLAQLAAESGVVEPALPPPFAAWSSPVWHAYRAPMEIPMALRLGDLHLPERIDLRIPMLVRLPLERGLWIDSGKALTNTFTDAAELRRLAVDSAVAHAARLLAAYPAGEFTVHVIDAAGSAAGALAPLVTSGVLAGPPASGAAGVSAVLAELTQRVDLVQMAVRGGAADALPPDLDTAEQLLIVNDFPHGFDDRAVTQLRYLADEGPAVGVHLMMVADREDAAEYGPLLDPLWRALLRLTPVPDDHLADPWVGHTWTYEPPTIPEGSRILGQILDQVATARRNGGR; encoded by the coding sequence ATGACGGCTGAGCTGGTGCGGGGGCAGAACCACCCGCTTCCCGGGACCCGCCTGGAGATCCGTGTCTCGGCCGGAAAGCCGATCGTGGCGGGCGCGACGCTCGGCGACGAGCGGGGCAGGATCCGCGGCGTCGAATGGGTGGCCCACCCGGGATCGCCCACGTTGCCGGGGCTCGAGGTGTCCAAGCAGGCGGCCGCCGACCACCGCCTCGCCGTGGACCTCGACGCCGTGCCGGACACCGTCCACCGGGTCAGCGTCCTGCTCGCGCTGCCCGTCGGCGTCGGAGGACCGGTCAGCTTCAGCGCACTCGCCGCCCCGTTCGTCGCGGTCACCGGCCTCGACGGCACCGGCATCGCCAGCTACACCATCACCGACCTGGGCACCGAGTCCGCCGTCGTCGCCCTGGAGCTCTACCGCCGCCAGGGCGCCTGGAAGGTCCGCGCGGTCGGCCAGGGCTACGCGGGCGGCCTCGCCGAGATGCTCGCCGACCAGGGCCTGCCCGCCGCCGGGGACCTGGCGGACACGATCGACGAAGCGGTGGCGAGGGGCCTGGCCCGCTCCGTGGCCACGCCCCCACCGCGCTCCGCGGACGACACTCGCGTAGGCACCGCATCCCAGGGGCGGACGGTGCCGCGGGGCGGCCAGGGGGCCGCGCCAGGCGGGCAGGTGGCCCCGGCGAGTGGGCAGGCGCCACTGCAGGGCGGGCAGGGGGCTGCGGTAAGCGGGCAGGCGCCCCCGCAGGGTGGGCAGGCGGCGTCGACAAGTGGTCAGGCGACTCCGCAGGGCGGTCAGGTGGCCCCGGCGAGTGGTCAGGCGGCCGCGGCCAGCGGGCAGGCGCCATCGCAGGGCGGGCAAGCGGCCTCGACGAGCGGCCAGGCGCTCCCGGCAAGTGGCCACGTGCCCCCACCGGGCGCGCAGGCGAATCCCCCGGGCGGTCAGCCGGGTCACACCGGCCAGGCCGACCAGGACCAGGGCAGGACCGCCCCGACGTCTCCGCCCACCGCACCGCCGCAGCAGCCGGGCGGCGACGCCCCCACCGGCGGTCCCGTCGACTACACCCACCCTCGCCGACAGGCCGCCGCGCCCCCGACGCCTCCGCCCGCCGCGCCCCCGGCCCAGCCGGGACAGGCCGCGCAGCCCGTCGCGGGTGATGCCACCGGATGGTCGATGGACGAGCGGCTCTACAACCAGGTGTGGGGCATGTTCGAGGACCTGGCGCGCACCACCGCGGCGTACCGCAGTGCCGTCGACTTCGCCGACTCCCGCATGGAGCAGGAGATCGACAAGGCCCTCTCCGACCCGCGTAGCCGCGTCGGCGGCGCGGGCGATGCCGCACGCGACGCGGCCCGCGCCAAGCACGCCGACCTCGTCGGCCAGGCCAGGGCCACCCTCGACCGCGACCTGGCGCAGCTCGCCGCCGAGTCCGGCGTCGTGGAGCCCGCCCTGCCGCCGCCCTTCGCGGCGTGGAGCAGCCCGGTCTGGCACGCCTACCGCGCGCCCATGGAGATCCCGATGGCGCTGCGCCTGGGCGATCTGCATCTGCCCGAGCGCATCGACCTGCGGATCCCGATGCTCGTCAGGCTGCCTCTCGAGCGCGGCCTGTGGATCGACAGCGGCAAGGCGCTCACCAACACCTTCACCGACGCCGCCGAGCTGCGGCGCCTCGCCGTGGACAGTGCGGTCGCGCACGCCGCGCGACTGCTCGCGGCCTATCCGGCGGGCGAGTTCACGGTGCACGTCATCGACGCGGCGGGCTCCGCCGCGGGCGCGCTCGCGCCGCTGGTGACCTCCGGTGTGCTCGCCGGGCCCCCGGCCTCCGGCGCCGCCGGTGTCTCCGCCGTCCTCGCCGAGCTCACCCAGCGCGTGGACCTCGTGCAGATGGCGGTCCGCGGCGGCGCCGCCGACGCGTTGCCCCCCGACCTGGACACCGCCGAGCAGCTCCTGATCGTCAACGACTTCCCGCACGGCTTCGACGACCGCGCGGTGACCCAGCTCCGCTATCTCGCGGACGAGGGCCCGGCGGTCGGCGTCCACCTGATGATGGTCGCCGATCGCGAGGACGCCGCGGAGTACGGCCCGCTGCTCGACCCCCTGTGGCGCGCGCTGCTCCGTCTGACGCCGGTGCCCGACGACCATCTCGCCGACCCGTGGGTCGGTCACACCTGGACGTACGAGCCGCCGACGATCCCCGAGGGCAGCCGGATCCTGGGGCAGATCCTCGACCAGGTGGCCACCGCCCGGCGTAACGGCGGCCGCTGA
- a CDS encoding TerC family protein has product MDVSMTMWVTTVLGLCALIAVDFFIGRKPHDVSIKEAGIWTIVWIVLAALFGIGLLVAGESQASGEFFAGFITEKSLSVDNLFVFILIMAKFSVPSHLQQRVLLFGVLIALVLRAIFIAAGAAVIANFSWVFYIFGAFLIYTAWKLIQEARADDEEEDWEENRLLKSIEKKFGVSDRYEGTKLFVRRNGKKIMTPLMVVMLAIGTTDVLFAMDSIPAIFGLTQDPYIVFTANAFALMGLRQLYFLIGGLLRKLVHLSYGLSVILGFIGVKLVLHALHENGVSVPEISIPVSLGVICGVLVITTITSLFASKKQAQKDAAEAAAGENPKDSIEA; this is encoded by the coding sequence GTGGACGTTTCTATGACCATGTGGGTGACGACCGTTCTCGGTCTGTGTGCCCTGATCGCGGTCGACTTCTTCATCGGGCGCAAGCCCCATGACGTGTCGATCAAGGAAGCCGGAATCTGGACGATCGTCTGGATCGTGCTCGCCGCGCTCTTCGGGATCGGCCTGCTGGTCGCCGGAGAGAGCCAGGCGTCCGGCGAGTTCTTCGCGGGCTTCATCACGGAGAAGTCCCTCTCCGTGGACAACCTCTTCGTCTTCATCCTGATCATGGCGAAGTTCTCGGTGCCCTCCCACCTGCAGCAGCGCGTGCTGCTGTTCGGTGTACTGATCGCCCTGGTGCTGCGCGCGATCTTCATCGCCGCCGGTGCCGCGGTGATCGCCAACTTCTCCTGGGTCTTCTACATCTTCGGCGCCTTCCTGATCTACACCGCCTGGAAGCTCATCCAGGAGGCGCGCGCCGACGACGAGGAAGAGGACTGGGAGGAGAACCGCCTCCTGAAGTCCATCGAGAAGAAGTTCGGCGTCTCCGACCGGTACGAGGGCACGAAGCTGTTCGTCCGGAGGAACGGCAAGAAGATCATGACGCCGCTCATGGTCGTCATGCTCGCCATCGGCACCACCGACGTGCTCTTCGCGATGGACTCCATCCCGGCGATCTTCGGCCTCACCCAGGACCCGTACATCGTCTTCACCGCCAACGCGTTCGCCCTGATGGGTCTGCGCCAGCTGTACTTCCTCATCGGCGGACTCCTCAGGAAGCTGGTCCACCTCAGCTACGGCCTGTCGGTGATCCTCGGCTTCATCGGAGTGAAGCTGGTGCTGCACGCCCTGCACGAGAACGGGGTGAGCGTCCCCGAGATCTCCATCCCCGTCTCGCTCGGCGTCATCTGCGGTGTCCTGGTGATCACCACGATCACCAGCCTCTTCGCCTCCAAGAAGCAGGCGCAGAAGGACGCGGCCGAGGCCGCCGCGGGCGAGAACCCGAAGGACAGCATCGAGGCCTGA
- a CDS encoding calcium:proton antiporter, producing MVTRLRALGMQWTTVVPLLAVVLLVFTWGRDLPGAIVAVVTLILAGAVLAAVHHAEVIAHRVGEPFGSLVLAVAVTIIEVALIVTLMADGGDKSSTLARDTVFAAVMITCNGIVGLCLLVGALRHRVAVFNPEGTGAALATVATLATLCLVLPTFTTTKPGPEFTTAQLTFAAVASLVLYGIFVTTQTVRHRDYFLPLTKQGEVIDADSHAEGPSARDAKLSLALLGFALIGVVGLAKGVSPTIESGVESAGLPHAVVGVIIALLVLLPETIAAARAARRDRVQTSLNLALGSAMASIGLTIPAVAVASVWLSGPLVLGLSSTHMVLLALTVIVGTLTVVPGRATPLQGGVHLVLFAAFLELAITP from the coding sequence ATGGTCACTCGGCTCCGGGCGCTCGGCATGCAGTGGACGACGGTGGTTCCGCTTCTCGCGGTCGTCCTCCTCGTCTTCACCTGGGGGCGCGATCTGCCCGGCGCGATCGTCGCCGTGGTGACGTTGATCCTCGCCGGAGCGGTGCTCGCCGCCGTCCACCATGCCGAGGTGATCGCCCACCGCGTCGGCGAACCCTTCGGCTCACTCGTCCTCGCGGTCGCGGTGACGATCATCGAGGTGGCGCTGATCGTCACCCTCATGGCCGACGGCGGCGACAAGAGCTCCACGCTCGCCCGCGACACCGTCTTCGCCGCGGTCATGATCACCTGCAACGGCATCGTCGGACTCTGCCTCCTGGTGGGCGCGCTCCGGCACCGCGTCGCCGTCTTCAACCCCGAGGGCACGGGCGCGGCCCTCGCGACCGTCGCCACGCTGGCCACGCTCTGCCTGGTCCTGCCGACCTTCACCACCACCAAGCCGGGCCCGGAGTTCACCACCGCCCAACTCACCTTCGCCGCGGTCGCCTCGCTCGTCCTGTACGGCATCTTCGTGACCACCCAGACCGTGCGGCACCGCGACTACTTCCTGCCCCTCACCAAGCAGGGGGAGGTCATCGACGCCGACAGTCACGCCGAGGGCCCCTCGGCGCGGGACGCGAAGCTGAGCCTGGCGCTGCTCGGGTTCGCGCTGATCGGTGTGGTCGGCCTCGCCAAGGGCGTCTCCCCGACGATCGAGTCGGGCGTGGAGAGCGCGGGCCTGCCGCACGCCGTGGTCGGCGTGATCATCGCGCTCCTCGTGCTGCTCCCCGAGACGATCGCGGCCGCGCGCGCCGCCCGCCGCGACCGCGTGCAGACCAGCCTGAACCTCGCCCTCGGCTCCGCGATGGCCAGCATCGGACTGACCATCCCGGCCGTCGCGGTCGCCTCCGTATGGCTGTCGGGCCCGCTCGTACTCGGCCTGAGCTCGACCCATATGGTGCTGCTCGCGCTGACCGTGATCGTCGGCACGCTCACGGTCGTGCCGGGGCGCGCCACGCCGCTGCAGGGCGGCGTCCACCTGGTGCTGTTCGCGGCGTTCCTGGAACTCGCGATCACTCCGTAG